A single genomic interval of Bacillus oleivorans harbors:
- a CDS encoding sporulation protein — MILRKYISLLGIGSAQIDLILEKETYSAGEEVKGYFQIKGGTVVQKLKRIECDLVMADIKEEKEETVETKTILTTKSIQSETDEHIPFRFLLPDALEMSAGTLNYHFRTRLVFDKGVESKDLDVIRIVGK, encoded by the coding sequence ATGATACTCAGAAAATATATATCTCTTTTAGGAATAGGGTCTGCCCAGATTGACCTGATCCTTGAAAAGGAAACGTATAGTGCTGGTGAGGAGGTTAAGGGTTATTTTCAAATCAAAGGCGGAACGGTTGTTCAAAAATTAAAACGTATTGAATGTGACTTAGTAATGGCAGATATAAAAGAAGAAAAAGAGGAAACCGTTGAGACTAAAACGATTTTAACAACCAAGAGCATCCAATCAGAAACTGATGAACATATCCCGTTTCGATTCTTATTGCCGGACGCTTTAGAAATGTCGGCTGGTACGTTAAACTATCATTTTCGGACAAGGCTCGTTTTTGATAAGGGAGTGGAAAGCAAAGATTTGGATGTAATTCGGATTGTGGGAAAATAA
- a CDS encoding nucleoside hydrolase, whose protein sequence is MTTKVYFNHDGGVDDLVSLFLLLKMDNVELTGVSVIPADCYLEPAVFASRKIIDRFGYGVGLDVAESNSRGKNPFPKDWRMHAFFVDALPILNESGKVVTPVADQPAHLHMIEAIRASDEKTTLLFTGPLTDLARALDSAPDIEEKIERLVWMGGTFREAGNVEEPEHDGTAEWNAFWDPEAVGRVWESKIEIDLVALESTNKVPLTLDVRQRWAAERKYLGVDFIGQCYAMVPPLVHFATNSTYYLWDVLTTAFVGNSDLVKVERLHSKVITDGPSQGRTVEAKDGRSVNLVYDVDRDAFFDYITDLAKKGS, encoded by the coding sequence ATGACAACGAAGGTTTATTTTAATCATGATGGTGGGGTCGATGATCTCGTTTCGTTATTTTTATTGCTTAAGATGGATAATGTAGAGCTGACTGGCGTGTCTGTTATACCTGCTGATTGTTACTTGGAGCCAGCAGTGTTTGCAAGCCGCAAAATTATTGATCGCTTCGGTTACGGTGTCGGGCTTGATGTAGCAGAATCTAACTCACGCGGCAAGAATCCGTTCCCTAAGGATTGGCGGATGCATGCCTTTTTTGTAGATGCACTTCCGATTTTAAACGAGTCTGGGAAGGTTGTGACTCCAGTCGCTGACCAGCCAGCTCATTTACATATGATTGAGGCAATCCGGGCATCTGATGAAAAAACAACGCTTCTTTTTACAGGACCGCTGACGGACTTAGCCCGGGCTTTAGATTCAGCTCCTGATATTGAAGAGAAAATAGAACGGCTTGTCTGGATGGGAGGCACTTTCCGGGAAGCGGGGAATGTGGAAGAGCCTGAACATGATGGGACAGCCGAATGGAATGCATTTTGGGACCCTGAAGCCGTTGGCCGGGTCTGGGAAAGTAAGATTGAAATCGATCTGGTTGCTTTAGAAAGTACTAACAAAGTGCCATTAACGTTAGATGTGAGACAGCGCTGGGCAGCTGAACGAAAATATCTGGGTGTCGATTTTATTGGGCAATGTTATGCCATGGTTCCGCCTCTCGTTCATTTCGCAACCAATTCAACTTATTACCTGTGGGATGTCTTAACGACTGCGTTTGTAGGGAACAGTGATTTGGTTAAAGTGGAGAGGCTCCATAGCAAAGTCATTACAGACGGTCCAAGCCAAGGCCGTACGGTGGAAGCGAAAGACGGACGTTCAGTCAACTTAGTGTATGATGTGGACCGCGATGCTTTCTTTGATTATATTACCGACCTAGCAAAGAAGGGGTCATGA
- a CDS encoding diacylglycerol kinase family protein: MRFLYYFIVNKVSGNGRALKVWSQIEKILQNEEISYSVFFTERPKHATLLVQEMIHKENVTAIVAVGGDGTVQEVINGLVGTNIPLGIIPAGSGNDFSRGLFVPLNHDKALQRILTGTPKIIDIGLVNSTYFCTVTGIGFDGEVAQKTNASQYKKLLNYVRLGQISYIFSALNVLIKYKPADISLIVDNKLYKIPKVWLIAVANFPFYGGGIAICPEAKNNDGVFDICIVQGMSRLEFLRVFPLAFKGKHTNSPYIKIIRGKEIIIDSQSPLVIHGDGEMIGQTPAQIKIEPNALYVM, encoded by the coding sequence GTGAGGTTTTTGTATTATTTTATTGTTAATAAAGTTTCGGGAAATGGGAGGGCATTAAAAGTCTGGTCTCAAATAGAAAAAATACTTCAAAATGAAGAGATTAGTTACAGTGTTTTTTTTACAGAGAGGCCAAAACATGCGACTTTATTAGTTCAAGAAATGATTCATAAAGAAAATGTGACTGCAATCGTTGCAGTAGGCGGTGACGGGACAGTTCAGGAAGTAATAAATGGATTAGTAGGTACGAATATTCCTTTAGGAATTATTCCAGCCGGGTCAGGAAATGATTTTTCAAGAGGTTTATTTGTCCCTTTAAACCATGATAAAGCCCTGCAGCGCATTTTAACTGGAACACCAAAAATAATCGATATCGGATTAGTGAATTCGACTTATTTTTGTACAGTGACAGGAATCGGATTTGATGGGGAAGTCGCTCAGAAAACAAATGCTTCTCAATATAAAAAACTGCTAAATTACGTAAGGCTGGGGCAAATCTCATACATCTTTAGTGCACTAAATGTATTAATAAAATATAAACCTGCAGATATCTCCTTAATAGTGGATAACAAATTATACAAAATTCCGAAAGTGTGGCTAATTGCCGTTGCCAATTTCCCTTTTTATGGCGGAGGAATTGCGATTTGCCCGGAGGCTAAGAACAATGATGGGGTATTTGACATTTGCATTGTGCAAGGAATGTCGAGGCTGGAATTTTTACGCGTATTCCCTCTAGCTTTTAAAGGAAAGCATACAAACTCACCATATATAAAAATTATACGAGGAAAAGAAATAATAATTGATTCCCAATCCCCGCTGGTGATACATGGGGATGGAGAAATGATTGGGCAAACCCCTGCCCAAATTAAAATTGAACCAAATGCATTATACGTCATGTAA
- a CDS encoding FkbM family methyltransferase, with the protein MKASVRKPFLLKMWENYPKLWKFLIDAGILLKYKTLKIDKLPNKIVLSSSTVLFVNSEENRGRALLISNGMTQKRMTRFWRQAVQAINPDIIIDVGVNYGECIFSTVYPSHTKIYGVEANKQLFKYIEQSKEVHPNKSQIFLFNTFAADKDDEEKLFFVDQHWSGTSSASYMPSHQMIEPIAVHSITIDSLVQGNAINKTVLFKVDVEGYEAFVLKGMTGIFDSSSAVLGFIEFNSEYIKKSGIPINEFLAFLNKYFTLYIYRADDRLVKANGLQYENLKELFNSDYIHTDMILASDEGIIEFLGV; encoded by the coding sequence ATGAAAGCATCTGTTCGTAAACCTTTTCTTTTAAAAATGTGGGAGAACTACCCGAAACTATGGAAGTTTCTGATTGATGCAGGGATATTGCTAAAGTACAAAACATTAAAGATTGACAAGCTTCCGAATAAAATTGTATTGTCTTCTTCTACGGTTCTCTTTGTTAATTCAGAGGAAAACCGGGGGAGGGCTTTGTTAATCAGTAATGGGATGACGCAAAAACGAATGACCCGTTTTTGGAGACAGGCTGTACAAGCCATTAATCCAGATATAATCATAGATGTAGGCGTAAATTACGGGGAATGCATTTTCTCAACTGTTTATCCAAGCCACACAAAGATCTACGGTGTAGAAGCGAATAAGCAATTATTTAAGTATATCGAGCAATCGAAGGAAGTTCATCCGAATAAATCACAGATCTTTTTATTTAATACCTTTGCTGCAGATAAAGATGATGAAGAAAAGCTCTTTTTTGTCGATCAACACTGGTCCGGCACATCGTCGGCTTCTTACATGCCGTCTCACCAGATGATTGAACCTATAGCTGTTCATTCAATAACAATAGATTCTCTAGTTCAGGGAAATGCAATCAATAAAACGGTTTTATTTAAAGTGGATGTCGAAGGCTATGAAGCTTTTGTGCTAAAAGGCATGACCGGCATTTTTGATTCCAGCTCGGCCGTGCTTGGTTTTATCGAATTTAATAGTGAATATATCAAAAAATCCGGAATCCCCATCAATGAGTTTTTAGCATTTTTAAATAAGTATTTCACCCTTTACATCTATAGAGCAGATGACAGGTTAGTAAAAGCGAATGGTCTGCAATATGAGAATTTAAAAGAACTATTTAACTCTGACTATATTCATACAGATATGATCCTTGCATCGGATGAGGGGATAATTGAATTTTTGGGCGTGTAA
- a CDS encoding TetR/AcrR family transcriptional regulator, protein MNDRKQLVIAKAHQLFIEKGFQATSIQDILDYSGISKGTFYNYFSSKNELLIAIFHSVYKKMEKERNELLIGQDRANIEIFIKQIVLQLRSNRTNKLINLFEEVIFIPDEELKEFIKRGHLKMLQWLYERFIDIFGENKKPYLFDCAIMFKGLLNENLKHHTFAQRSLESITQVVRYSVERLINMVNEVSEKGEQLFPPELLEQWFPEGAAHHHKSQYEITQTIALLKDELVNHEDQTKYKALLDFIQNETLYAKEPRHFLVESAFLSLKTAKPQSKAWTENLQKLEELV, encoded by the coding sequence ATGAATGACCGAAAACAGCTTGTCATAGCTAAAGCGCATCAATTATTTATCGAGAAAGGATTTCAGGCGACATCCATTCAAGATATTTTAGATTACAGCGGAATTTCCAAGGGTACATTTTATAATTATTTCTCATCTAAAAATGAATTATTAATCGCTATTTTTCATTCTGTATACAAAAAGATGGAAAAAGAAAGAAATGAATTATTGATTGGTCAAGATCGAGCAAATATTGAGATCTTTATTAAACAAATTGTCCTTCAACTGAGATCTAATCGAACCAATAAATTAATTAACCTGTTTGAAGAGGTTATATTTATACCGGACGAGGAACTAAAAGAATTTATCAAACGCGGGCACTTAAAGATGCTGCAATGGTTATATGAGCGCTTTATTGATATTTTTGGCGAGAATAAAAAACCGTATCTATTTGATTGTGCCATCATGTTTAAAGGGTTGTTAAACGAAAATCTTAAACATCACACCTTTGCACAAAGATCACTTGAGAGTATCACTCAAGTGGTCCGTTATAGTGTAGAGCGTCTGATAAACATGGTAAACGAAGTATCAGAAAAGGGAGAGCAGCTATTTCCTCCCGAACTATTAGAACAATGGTTTCCTGAAGGTGCAGCTCACCATCACAAATCGCAGTACGAGATCACCCAAACTATCGCATTATTAAAAGACGAGCTAGTGAACCACGAAGACCAAACCAAATACAAAGCCTTGCTTGACTTCATCCAAAACGAAACACTATACGCGAAGGAACCGCGCCACTTTCTAGTCGAAAGCGCGTTCCTTTCATTAAAAACCGCCAAGCCTCAGTCAAAGGCGTGGACTGAAAATCTGCAAAAGCTGGAAGAACTAGTTTAA
- a CDS encoding zinc-dependent alcohol dehydrogenase translates to MKALQFDFKMPRYISSKVIGRFIPSVHWDSRLSCLKYESQEEPELPNEDWVKIKVKFGGICGSDLNLIFLKDSPATSPFVSFPFTIGHEIVGEIAETGANVTLFNRGDRVVIDPILSCISRGIEHHCPACKAGNFSLCIHKHEGNLAPGLLIGTCRDTGGGWGSYLVAHKSQVFKLPDNVNDLNGVMVEPFSCALHSVLRNPPNKNDTVLVIGGGVIGISVIAAIRALDIPCRIVTLVKHPFQAELAANYGADEIVFLQKNHYVSSLAEVLNGQVLKPLFGPEVIQGGADLVFECVGRKQSINDALRFSRSGGKVVLLGLASIMDGIDWTTVWLNELDLKGSFAYSTEVIQGKRVRTFDIAIELMRTGKVDLSPLVTHRFPLDEYRSALDTALNKKNRAAIKVVFEP, encoded by the coding sequence ATGAAAGCTTTACAATTCGATTTTAAAATGCCGCGCTATATTTCTAGCAAAGTAATCGGCAGATTTATTCCTTCTGTTCATTGGGATTCAAGACTTTCCTGTTTAAAATACGAAAGTCAGGAGGAGCCGGAACTTCCAAATGAGGATTGGGTGAAGATTAAAGTTAAATTTGGAGGTATTTGCGGCAGTGATCTTAATCTTATTTTTTTAAAGGATAGCCCTGCTACATCACCATTTGTTTCGTTCCCGTTTACAATCGGTCATGAAATCGTGGGGGAAATTGCGGAAACAGGGGCAAACGTCACCTTATTTAATCGGGGCGATCGAGTTGTGATAGACCCGATTTTATCATGTATATCGAGGGGAATTGAACATCATTGCCCCGCATGTAAAGCAGGCAATTTTAGCTTGTGTATTCATAAACATGAGGGAAACCTGGCACCGGGATTATTAATTGGGACATGTCGTGACACAGGCGGCGGATGGGGTTCCTATTTAGTGGCCCATAAAAGCCAGGTCTTTAAACTCCCTGACAATGTGAATGATTTAAACGGTGTGATGGTTGAGCCTTTTAGCTGTGCTTTACATAGTGTTTTAAGAAACCCGCCCAATAAAAATGACACCGTATTGGTAATAGGAGGAGGCGTGATTGGTATTAGTGTCATTGCTGCAATTCGGGCACTAGATATCCCGTGCAGAATCGTTACTTTGGTCAAACATCCTTTTCAGGCTGAGCTGGCCGCCAATTACGGTGCGGACGAAATCGTCTTTCTTCAAAAAAACCATTATGTAAGTAGCCTCGCCGAAGTTCTTAATGGACAAGTACTAAAACCGCTTTTTGGTCCAGAGGTGATTCAGGGAGGGGCAGATTTGGTTTTTGAATGTGTCGGAAGAAAACAAAGTATTAATGATGCACTTCGGTTTTCTAGAAGCGGCGGAAAAGTTGTTTTGTTAGGACTAGCCAGTATAATGGACGGAATTGATTGGACGACTGTTTGGCTAAATGAGTTAGATTTAAAAGGAAGCTTTGCTTATAGTACGGAGGTAATTCAGGGAAAAAGAGTCCGAACGTTTGACATCGCGATTGAATTAATGCGAACTGGCAAAGTCGATCTCTCACCATTAGTAACCCACCGCTTTCCATTAGATGAGTATCGGAGTGCCCTTGATACAGCTTTAAACAAGAAAAATCGTGCAGCAATTAAGGTGGTTTTTGAACCCTAA
- a CDS encoding YkvA family protein gives MTKFLRRMKFVFKFWKSLPFIGDFFLSREVETKKKVLSLVLILGYALFPFDLIPDFLILFGIVDDAVVIAFIIERMMKWAPESLKEKYDLDKPA, from the coding sequence ATGACGAAATTTTTAAGGAGAATGAAATTTGTCTTTAAATTTTGGAAGTCGCTGCCGTTTATAGGGGATTTCTTTTTATCCAGGGAAGTTGAGACCAAGAAAAAGGTATTGAGTCTTGTGCTGATTCTTGGCTATGCATTGTTTCCTTTTGACTTAATTCCTGACTTCTTGATTCTATTTGGAATCGTGGATGACGCAGTGGTCATTGCTTTTATTATTGAAAGAATGATGAAATGGGCACCCGAATCTTTGAAAGAAAAGTATGATTTAGATAAACCAGCTTAA
- the lgt gene encoding prolipoprotein diacylglyceryl transferase, whose amino-acid sequence MENTIQPIDRVAIDLGVIQVYWYGVIIISGAILALWLAIRESERRDLPKDTFVDLVLFLAPASLIFARLYYVIFKWEYYSENPHEIFAVREGGLAMHGVLTGAVLTIIVFAKVRKISFWKLVDILAPSLILAQAIGRWGNFFNQEAHGGPVSREFLENLYLPDFIINQMYINGTYYHPTFLYESLWNFAGFIVLMFLRRMNLRRGELFLTYIIYYSVGRFFIEGMRTDSLMLTDYLRIAQVVSIALICAAILIIWYRRKKGYANMRYLDVTGG is encoded by the coding sequence ATGGAAAATACGATTCAGCCGATCGATAGGGTCGCGATTGACCTCGGTGTGATTCAGGTTTACTGGTATGGCGTTATTATCATTTCAGGAGCCATTCTCGCCTTATGGCTGGCCATACGTGAAAGTGAACGGCGTGATCTGCCAAAAGATACTTTTGTGGATCTTGTCCTATTTTTAGCACCGGCTTCATTGATATTTGCACGCCTCTATTACGTCATTTTTAAATGGGAATATTATTCTGAAAATCCCCATGAAATATTTGCTGTCCGGGAAGGCGGACTGGCGATGCATGGCGTACTGACTGGCGCGGTTTTAACGATCATTGTGTTTGCGAAAGTACGAAAAATATCGTTTTGGAAATTGGTTGATATTTTGGCTCCAAGCCTGATTTTGGCCCAAGCAATCGGACGCTGGGGGAATTTTTTTAATCAGGAAGCCCACGGGGGACCTGTATCAAGGGAATTTCTCGAAAATCTGTATTTGCCCGATTTTATTATTAATCAGATGTACATAAACGGGACGTATTATCATCCGACGTTTTTATATGAATCACTATGGAATTTTGCAGGATTTATAGTACTCATGTTCCTAAGACGGATGAATTTAAGACGGGGCGAGTTATTTTTGACGTATATTATTTATTACTCAGTCGGGCGTTTTTTTATCGAGGGTATGAGAACCGATAGCTTAATGCTTACTGATTATTTACGGATTGCCCAAGTCGTTTCTATTGCTCTAATCTGTGCCGCCATTCTCATCATCTGGTACCGGCGAAAAAAGGGATACGCGAATATGCGATATTTGGATGTAACCGGGGGGTGA
- a CDS encoding YegS/Rv2252/BmrU family lipid kinase, with amino-acid sequence MSTVNKKALMIYNPCSGKKGNHKAFPILVKNLEEMGYQLDVYHPTKVRDSDHPIKKACQNKWDAIFIAGGDGTVNQTLQFIAEEEYRPPIGVFPFGTSNEFAKYIGACCNAKALSIIKRGKTKPVDIGKFGNRYFANIAAAGWLSDITYKTPPSLKSSFGEFAYGLHFLKTFFLTKQSAVISVEVSPNEVISDVSLFLIMNGNSVGPFERLIKNSTYNDGSFHLLTLKQTNRLQLFFSLLAIMLNIAENPSIIRHTKIKTGSFSIPDSVALNLDGEQAFVKGLKFSVLPQHLDVFSLTL; translated from the coding sequence ATGAGTACAGTAAACAAAAAGGCATTGATGATTTATAACCCGTGTTCTGGAAAAAAGGGGAATCATAAAGCCTTTCCGATACTTGTGAAGAATCTTGAAGAAATGGGTTATCAATTAGACGTATATCATCCAACTAAGGTCAGAGACTCGGATCATCCTATCAAAAAAGCATGCCAAAATAAATGGGATGCCATCTTTATTGCCGGTGGAGATGGAACTGTAAACCAAACACTCCAATTTATCGCGGAAGAAGAATATAGACCGCCGATAGGAGTATTCCCATTTGGAACTAGTAATGAATTTGCTAAATATATCGGTGCTTGCTGCAATGCGAAGGCTCTTTCAATTATTAAAAGAGGTAAAACAAAACCTGTTGACATTGGAAAATTTGGAAACCGATACTTTGCCAACATTGCTGCAGCAGGCTGGTTGTCGGATATTACCTATAAAACACCACCTTCTCTCAAATCGAGTTTTGGAGAATTTGCCTATGGTCTGCACTTTCTCAAAACCTTTTTTTTAACAAAACAATCCGCTGTGATTTCAGTGGAGGTCTCCCCTAATGAAGTCATTTCAGATGTTTCTTTATTTTTAATTATGAATGGAAACTCGGTCGGTCCCTTTGAACGTCTTATTAAGAATTCAACCTATAATGATGGGTCCTTTCACCTTCTCACCTTAAAACAAACCAATCGGTTACAGCTGTTTTTTTCATTACTGGCCATTATGCTCAATATCGCTGAGAACCCATCCATCATTCGGCATACAAAAATAAAAACTGGGAGCTTTTCGATTCCAGATTCGGTCGCACTCAACCTTGATGGAGAGCAAGCATTTGTAAAGGGTCTAAAATTTTCAGTTTTGCCACAGCATCTAGACGTTTTTAGCTTAACTTTATAA
- a CDS encoding class II aldolase/adducin family protein, whose product MKNFTITGAEKSPFLTWYTEGLKEKFSAQGYEFCEEPVDEIRVVFNVINHENPRPFRRKAQATFVISILENNEEPENVFEAAYPYLVRSLSNHLVFIVHTEEKTDVYFITPEQGFYKLSYQNDDEEDFFQRIYERLEPVASSQLVIDNDFMEDLDQELWNGNEVTEKMYVAGKKLDEMNLLPAPFPLEKYLSSRDMRQLKKLYGIGGLSYGNLSSRHDDRNFWMSASGCNKANLRVIGQDILHIKGFNSKKNSMEISVPPSISPKRASVDAIEHWMIYKEHPKVGAIVHIHAWMDGVNATEINYPCGTIQLAETVAELVRKADDPSRAIIGLKNHGLTITGRDLDDIFDRIKGQVIPQVPMA is encoded by the coding sequence ATGAAAAACTTTACTATAACAGGTGCAGAAAAATCTCCTTTTCTTACATGGTACACAGAAGGACTAAAAGAAAAGTTCTCAGCGCAAGGATATGAATTTTGCGAGGAGCCAGTTGATGAGATTAGAGTTGTTTTTAATGTGATTAATCATGAGAATCCGAGACCTTTTCGCAGGAAAGCACAGGCTACTTTTGTTATATCCATACTGGAGAATAATGAAGAACCGGAAAATGTCTTTGAGGCTGCATATCCGTATTTAGTCAGATCCTTATCTAATCATTTAGTTTTCATCGTTCACACCGAGGAAAAAACCGATGTTTATTTTATTACACCCGAACAGGGATTTTACAAATTAAGCTATCAAAATGATGACGAGGAAGACTTTTTTCAAAGGATTTATGAAAGATTAGAACCTGTAGCATCGTCTCAATTAGTGATTGATAATGACTTTATGGAAGATTTGGATCAAGAATTATGGAATGGTAACGAAGTCACAGAAAAAATGTATGTGGCCGGGAAAAAATTAGACGAAATGAACTTGCTGCCTGCACCATTTCCGCTCGAAAAATACTTATCATCCCGTGATATGCGCCAGTTAAAGAAATTATATGGGATTGGCGGCCTTAGTTATGGGAATCTTAGCAGCCGCCATGATGATAGAAATTTTTGGATGAGCGCCAGTGGATGCAACAAGGCAAATTTGCGAGTAATCGGTCAGGATATTTTACATATCAAAGGATTTAATTCAAAGAAAAATTCCATGGAAATAAGTGTTCCGCCGAGTATTTCTCCAAAAAGAGCTTCGGTTGATGCTATCGAACATTGGATGATTTATAAAGAACATCCTAAAGTAGGGGCGATCGTCCACATACATGCATGGATGGATGGGGTGAATGCAACGGAAATTAACTACCCTTGCGGAACCATTCAATTAGCGGAAACAGTAGCAGAACTTGTACGCAAAGCTGATGATCCTTCTAGGGCCATTATTGGGCTTAAAAATCACGGTCTCACTATAACCGGCCGAGATTTAGATGACATCTTTGACCGGATTAAAGGGCAAGTCATCCCGCAAGTACCAATGGCGTAA
- a CDS encoding FbpB family small basic protein, with the protein MRKQKVDFLELVRKNKEDLLRDKELLEKIEDRIEERQVNGDKKFENAGMGRK; encoded by the coding sequence ATGAGAAAACAAAAGGTAGATTTCTTAGAATTGGTTAGAAAAAACAAGGAAGATTTATTAAGAGATAAGGAACTATTGGAAAAAATCGAGGACCGAATTGAAGAAAGACAAGTAAACGGAGATAAGAAATTCGAAAATGCGGGGATGGGGAGGAAGTAA
- a CDS encoding DHA2 family efflux MFS transporter permease subunit, whose protein sequence is MDQTLANTNRPPYGILAILMIGAFISFLNNTLLNVALPSIMVDLHVDTATVQWSTTGYMLINGILIPTTAFLIQKYSVRRLFLVAMSLFTAGTIIAGMADVFGVLLAARMVQASGSAIMMPLLMNVMLVSFPVEKRGTAMGVFGLILMFAPAIGPTLSGWIIEHYDWRMLFHFITPIAALILIFGYFLLKDKKEKVEIHLDAISVILSTIGFGSLLYGFSSAGNEGWGSPFVYGTIILGAIALVFFIRRQSRLEKPMLNFNVFKYPMFSLASAITMILNMALFSGFMLLPIYAQTIRGISPMETGLMLLPGALLNAAMSPVTGRLFDKFGGRILSIIGLAITAVTTYLFSQLSFETTYLNLVVLHAVRMLGMSMVMMPVSTNGLNQLPRSYYPHGTAMNNTLNQVSAAIGTAFLITIMSIREKAYADELMRDVAGQPTADVQQQIMMEAMLGGIDDTFLVATFLTGIALILAFFIKRAKPADEPIEKKQPSKKLAKAIGD, encoded by the coding sequence ATGGACCAAACTTTGGCTAATACAAACCGTCCGCCATATGGGATCCTCGCCATCTTAATGATAGGGGCTTTTATCTCGTTTTTAAATAATACCTTACTAAATGTCGCGTTACCGTCAATCATGGTAGATTTGCATGTAGATACGGCAACTGTTCAATGGTCCACAACCGGCTATATGCTAATAAACGGGATATTAATTCCAACCACGGCCTTTTTAATTCAGAAATACTCAGTTCGCAGACTGTTTTTAGTCGCCATGAGTCTCTTTACTGCCGGTACCATCATTGCCGGTATGGCTGATGTTTTTGGAGTTTTATTAGCAGCTCGTATGGTCCAGGCTTCTGGCTCGGCTATTATGATGCCGCTCTTAATGAATGTGATGCTCGTCAGTTTCCCGGTTGAAAAACGAGGAACGGCGATGGGGGTTTTTGGCCTGATCTTGATGTTCGCGCCAGCGATTGGACCAACTTTATCAGGCTGGATTATTGAACATTATGATTGGAGAATGCTATTCCATTTCATTACACCTATTGCAGCCTTAATTTTAATTTTTGGCTATTTCTTATTAAAGGATAAAAAAGAGAAGGTAGAGATTCATCTAGATGCGATTTCCGTAATCTTATCGACAATAGGATTTGGCAGCTTGCTGTACGGATTTAGCTCAGCAGGAAACGAGGGGTGGGGAAGTCCTTTCGTTTACGGAACGATTATCCTTGGCGCTATTGCTCTGGTTTTCTTTATCCGGCGTCAATCAAGACTGGAAAAACCAATGTTGAATTTTAATGTTTTTAAATACCCGATGTTTAGCTTAGCTTCCGCTATTACTATGATCTTAAATATGGCGTTGTTTTCGGGCTTTATGCTGCTGCCTATCTATGCACAAACGATCCGCGGAATTTCACCAATGGAAACAGGTTTAATGCTGCTCCCAGGGGCACTTCTGAATGCAGCAATGTCACCCGTCACGGGGAGATTGTTTGATAAATTTGGAGGCCGGATTCTATCGATTATCGGGCTGGCTATTACTGCAGTTACCACTTATTTATTTAGTCAATTATCATTTGAAACCACTTATCTTAACTTAGTGGTTCTGCACGCTGTGCGGATGCTGGGGATGTCGATGGTAATGATGCCTGTTTCAACAAACGGTTTAAATCAGCTGCCAAGATCCTATTATCCCCATGGTACAGCCATGAACAATACATTAAACCAAGTTTCCGCAGCAATTGGGACAGCTTTCTTGATTACGATTATGTCGATTCGTGAGAAGGCTTACGCGGATGAGCTGATGAGAGATGTCGCAGGGCAGCCAACTGCAGACGTCCAGCAGCAAATTATGATGGAGGCCATGCTGGGAGGCATTGATGACACGTTCCTAGTCGCTACTTTTCTAACAGGGATCGCATTAATCCTTGCGTTCTTTATTAAAAGGGCAAAACCGGCAGATGAACCTATCGAAAAAAAACAGCCAAGTAAAAAACTGGCTAAAGCAATTGGGGATTGA